The window AACCATGTGCCTAAAGTGCAGTTCGTCAAGAATTTAGCGCAAAGTAAGTGCCATTCGGTGTCAGCCCCGAGGACCGGGAACCAGATCAAAAACAAAAACGCCCCGGATGGGGCCGGCGTGAATCGACCACCTCGATCGTCGCTACATCATGCGTGACGCGACGTCTTCGAATGCGTCTGTGCGGCAGGTCGCCGCATTGGATTCTTAGCGTTGGTGATTGCCCCAACGGCAGGGCTTGTTTACCATTCTCAGCGTGAGGAGCGAGCCAGATTTGGCACGCAGTCAGGCATTGACCCGTTTTGTTTTTCTTTCGACAGTTCCGATCTTCCCTGTTACGACGCGGCGTTTGCTTGACGCTGTTGTTGGTGCTGGGTTGTGGCATGGTCGGACTGCCCCTCACCGCTCCTCGACCCGAAAAAGAGGGCCGATTCCCCTGCGAATCTTGCCCATGCGGTTGCTCCTCGGCCGATTATTGCTGGGACAAATGCTGCTGTCACAGTGACTTAGAGAAACTGCAATGGGCAGCCGACAACAACGTCACGCCTCCCGCTTTCCTGGTCGCTCGCGTTGACTTGACACTCCGCGAAATTGCCGAGGACCAATCGCAAGACACACCGTCAACCTGCGTTGCTGGTGCCTGCTGCGGTCCCAATTCACCTGGCCCGCCACCTGGCTTCGCTTCGATGATGCGTCAGCGTTCCTCGTCATCCAATCGCACGAACCGCCAATCGACGGATGCCTCCACCTGCTCATTGGCAAAAACCAAATCGGCTTCGTGCTGTGGCGATTCAAGTTGCGACAAATCTGCCACCTCATCCGATCCCAAATCAATTCGTTTGGTTCGGCTGCAAGACGCTGCGAAATGTCACGGCATTGAGATGGTCTGGAGCCTGTTCTCCAGCATCGTCGTTGACTTTCAAGCATTCGAGCTGAACCTTTCTCCTCCGCCACTGCTGTTCCGCTTGCGTCTGTATGACGAACAAGCGTCGGTGGTGAGCCTCTGCCCTGAGCCGCCGGTTCCTTAACCAGCGATCTGGTGCGTGCCCAATCGTTCCGCCGAACGTTTGGACGCGTGTGATTCACGATCGCATTGCAATCCGGCTTGTTGCTGCGCCCAAGGTGCCGTCGCTTCAAAAGCGATTGGACCAGCGCAGAAATCACCGCTGCCGCGTTGGTGGTTGAAGGCTCGCTCCTCACACCAGTGTTGTCTTCGTCCCTGACGCGGGAGCGTCCTCGCATCGCCGAGGATGGTTGACCGGACGTCGGATTGCACCGATTCAAAAAGAACTTCGAACGCCGCTCGACATTCGAACGACCGAAGCTTGCAAACAGCTTGGTTTGTTCCCCGGGGACGGTGCGCGCACTCAGCAGGCTCGACCTGCATGCACACACCGATCTATCCAACAACGATTCACCCAAACACCAAACAATCCAACTCCCATGAAAATCTCTCGACACCATTCAACGCGACGCGGCTTCACCTTGGTGGAACTGCTGGTTGTGATCGCCATCATCGGCGTCCTGGTTGGACTGCTGCTTCCCGCGGTCCAGTCCGCACGCGAGGCCGCTCGTCGCATGCAGTGCAGCAACAACCTGAAACAGATCACGCTGGCGATGCACAACTACGAAAGTGCACACCGAAAGATCCCGGCGAACTACACCAACGGGACCAGCACCGCGGGCAATTTTTCGGTCTTCGCCCAAATGGCTCCGTTTTACGAGCAAGGGAACATGCTCGACATGATTCACTTTGACCAACCACTCCATGTCGGCTGCTGCCCAGGCCAGCTCGTGACTCCCCATGACACCGCTGCAAAAACAGCGATGCCGATGCTGACATGTCCCAGCGAAGATCATGATCGGACCTACTTTGTCACCACCCTTTCAGGAAGCGGCCCAACTCAGGCTTACTCCGCCACCAACTACGGCATGAACTTTGGCACCGGAGTTGGCACGTTGTACGACTCACGCACGACGACCGATGGCATCCTTTGGATCAACTCCAAGGTCGGCTTCGAAGCGATCACCGACGGACTGAGCAACACCGCAGCTTTCGCCGAACACTTGCTTGGCATGTCCGAACAAGATCCCGCCGAGCCAACCGAACCGCATCTGCGAAAGCGAGTGATGATGAACGTGACCTGTGCTTTCATCAGTCGCACGATGCCACCGTCCACGCCAGGGTTCGCCGGCTTCTTTCTGCCTGAAGATCCGAACGAGATGGAAGCCTACGTTCGCGGCAGCGGACTGCATCGCGGCTGGTCCGGTCATCGCGGTGCCGGATGGATCAACGGTCGAGAATACTGGACCGGCTACTCGCACTACCACCCACCGCAAAGCTTGATCCCCGACATGGGAAGTTGTGGCTGGGGAGTCTTCGGCACACGCAGCAATCATTCCGGCGGGGTTCACGTCGCTCGCTGTGACGGAAGCGTTGGCTTCGTCACCGAAAGCATCGACCTGGAAACATGGCGTGCCCACGGCACTCGCAACGGCCACGAAGTCATGGAGGCGTTCTGAGATGGATTGGCTAGGTTTCCCAAGAATCTAAAGCTGATCTCGTCCAATCGTTCGCCATCGAAAGATCAGAGCGCGCACTGTGCACAACTCTATCGCCCACCGCTTCGCAAACAATCCGCCCCACGGGCTTGGCCCTTGGAAGCAACAAATCACTCTCACTCTCAACTTTCACCACGTTCTCAACCAAATCATGAACATCAATTATCGATACCTGACTGTCGCTCTGGCTCTCCTTCTTCCTGCGTTGGCATCCGCCCACGACACGTGGATCCAAACCAACTCACCGATCGTTCGAACCAGTGAGGTCGTGCACGTCGACCTACGACTTGGGAACCACGGCAACCAACACCGCGACTTCAAATTGGCAGGTTTGTTGACGCTGGACTGGACGACGTTGGATCACGTCGAACCAGATGGAACGCGCGCCGATCTGAAGCCCCAACTCTACACGTCTGCGTCCGCTGAAAAGCAAGGTTACTGGACGACGCCCGTGACGCTGTCTCAATCCGGTGTCCATCAGTTCGTTCAAAAACTCGATCGGGTCATGAACCATGGCAAATCCATCCGAAGCATTCGAACCGCGAAAAGCTATGTGCTGGCCAGCGACTCGTTGGACGCTCCCAAGATCGACGGCCACGCTCACGAAACGCCTGCGGGCTTGCCATTCGAGATTGTTCTCAACACTTGCCCGTTCGGCGAGGTTTGTGCGGGTCATCCAATCACAGTCACGGTGCTGCATCACGGCAAACCGATCCAAGACGCCGTCGTCAGCTTCATCCCCGAGGGCGAAACGCTTCAGGGAGAGATGGATCCCAACTACGAATTTGTGACCGATGCGTCCGGAAGCGCCACGTTCATTCCCAAGAAGGCGACACGCTACTTGATCGCCGCCCACCACACCGCGATGGATGAGAAGACCGAGGAGTTCGAATTCACGAGTTATGCGACGACCATCGTGCTGCCTGTCCCCAACCGTCCGGCAACCCCACTGAATCGCTGAGCTAACTGAAGCGACTCAGCCAAAGACCACTTTGTCACTTGCAACCAACCCCAACGTCGATGCTTCCAATCGACGTTGGCATCAACCACAGGACTACTAGGCGAAATCATCTTGCGTTAAACTGCTTCAACGCGACACCAGCCGTCGCTGCGACCTTTTCTTGAATTACCCCCCTTAATCCTCGGATGATGCGTGGGTGGCTCAAATCCGCAGAAGTTGGTTGCTCCTGCTCGTTCGAACCTTGTCTGCAATCGCCAATGCCCAAAGTCCTGATTCTTTACCATTCGAACACTCAAAATACGCACCGGATGGCGGAACTGGTTGCGGAAGGCGCGGGGCAGCTTGAGGGAGCCGATGTCCGGTTGAGAAACATCGACGACGCTGACCACACGGACCTGGATTGGTGCGACGGCATCGCGCTCGGTTCGCCCACCAACTACGGCACCCTCAGTTGGCAAATGAAGCGTTGGTGGGACGAGCAGCCGATCGAAAACTGGGGCAAACGCGACGGTAAAATCGGCTGCGTTTTCACATCGGCCGGCGCCTGGGGCGGCGGCCAAGAATGGACTTGCATGGCCCTACTGTCCATCCTGATCAACTACGGGTTCTTGGTGTTCGGATTGACCGATTACACCGGAATCAAGTTTTCAGCCCACTATGGCGCGATCTCTGCCGGCGGTCCCGACGAAGAACGAGTCCAAGAGGCATGTCGCCGCCTGGGCCGACGATTGTCCGAATGGACCGCCAACATGATTGACGGTCAAAAAGAAGCCCACCCACTGAACCAGACCTACGAACGCTTCAAAGATTTGGGCAAATAGCGTTTTCAGTCCCAAACCTTCGACGATTCCAACTAACTTTTCCTTTTCACTTTCGACGTTCTTTGTCGCAATTCCCCACGAGGTTTCCAATGTCAGCCCGTCAAAAACTCAATCGGCGTCACTTCCTACAAACCACCGGCGCTGCCACCGCAGCCGGCTACTTTGCAGGAACCAGCAGCCTCGGAAACGCACAAGAGTCGCCCAACGAACGTCCAGTGTTCGCGACGATCGGTCTTCGCAACCAAGGCTGGACGATCACGAACAAATCATTCAAGTACGCTGACTTCGCCGCGATGGCAGACGTCGATGCAAACGTCTTGGGTGAAAACATTGCCAAGGCCAAAGAACAGCAAGGCACGGCACCAGAAGGCTACGCCGACTATCGCAAGCTGCTCGAGCGAAAAGATATCGACGCGGTCATGATCGCAGCCCCCGATCACTGGCACACAAAGATCTCCGTCGAAGCCATGTTGGCCGGCAAAGACGTCTACTGTGAAAAACCACTGACACTGACGATCGACGAAGGCAAGCTGATCGAAAAGGTCGTCAAGCAGACCGGACGCGTCTTCCAAGTCGGAACGATGCAGCGGACCGAGAACAATCAACGCTTCCTTCAAGCGATCGCGATGATTCGCGATGGACGAATTGGTGAGATCCGCAAAGTCACCTGTGGCATTGGTGGTGCGACCAATTCACCAGTGATTCCCGCCATCGATGTGCCCGAGGGCCTGGACTGGGATTTCTGGCTTGGCCCAGCACCCAAAGTCCCCTACCGCGCTCTCCCAGAAATGCGAAAAGGATACGGCGGCGGCGTGCCGCTTTACACCAATTGCCACTACGCTTGGCGAAACTGGTACGAGTACTCCGGTGGCCAGATGAACGACTGGGGTGCTCACCACGTCGACATCGCCACTTGGGCGTTGGGTGCCGATCAATCGGGGCCGAGCAAGATCACTCCGGTCAGTTTCTCACTGCCAGTCGATTACAAAGACGGCCATCCAACCGTCAGCGATCAATACAACTCGCCAACCAAATTTGAGATCCACGCCAACATGCCTGGCGATATCCCATTGGTCATCACCAGCGAAGGTGACAACGGGATCATGTTCGAAGGCACCAAGGGCCGCTTCTTCGTCAACCGCGGCAAGATCGTTGGCAAACCAGTCGAAGACTTGGAATCCAACCCGCTGCCCGAAGACGCCATTGAAAACGTCTACGGCGGCCCCGTCGCGGCCAACCACACGGACAACTTCGTCCAAGCCATGCGTTCACGCAAACAACCGATCTCAGACGTTTGGACTCACAACCGAATGCTCGAGACATGTCACTTGGCCAACATTGCCATTCGCCTCGGTCGCGAATTGAATTGGGACCCAACCAAGCGTGAAATTGTCGGCGACGACGAAGCCAATTCGTTCCTCTCGCGTGAAAGCCGCAAGGGATACGAAATCGATATGTAATCGATTGTCTGGTGCCCCGATCAGTCGGGCAACGAAACCAACCCAAATGCCGGACCGCCCTCAAGCGGCCCGGCATTTTTTTTGGCTTGTCGCGGCCATGCGTTTGCGCAAGTTTTCATCCCGGTAGGGATTTCAGCACACGCCAGACAATGTTGTAAAAAGCCCTGACTTGCAGGGCGTCGGTCAAAAGGGTTTTGGGGCACCTTGTACACTAGTCGGATTTCCTCGCGATGGATTTCAACGCGGCGAATGAGCAACTTGATGATGTCCCGCTTTAGCTCGATAGAGGCAGTGCTCAGTCCCGCTCCTACCTCAGCACTGAGTTGACTCAAGACGACTTCGGCCGTCGCCGCATCGTCCTGTTGGTTGAGCTCCCCACGAAGACTCGAAAGTGCGAGCACTTCACGATCATGTTCGCTCCGTAACGGAACGATGCGGTCCTCGAATTCTTGCTTTTCAAGCAAGCCGCTTTCGTAGGCATCAATCAGGCGATCTAGCCGACCTCGTACTTGGTCGACGCGCCGACTCAAGGCTTGGTAGTTCGCTTCGCCGCTGGAAGACTCTTGTTGTCGGCGATTCAGTTCGACGCGCAACCGGCCTGGGTCGTGAAGCAATTTGCAAACTTCCGACCAGATGTATTCTTCTAAGCGATCACCGTTGGTTGCTCGGTTGTCACAGATCGTTTGATCGCCTCGACGATAGCGATCCCCACCAATGCATCGATACGAAAAGTATTCACGCTTGCCACGCTGACGATGGCCGCAATAAGCCGAGCCACATTGTCCGCATACCGTTAGTCCGCTGAGCAGGTGCTTGACACCACTTTGACGTTCACGTTGTCGACGACGATTCTCTTGCATCGTTTTCTCAACTTGCTCAAACAATGAAAGGCTGACGATCGGCGGGACCGAGATCACAACCTGTTCTTCCAGCGGTGTGTTTTGAGTGACCTTGGCTTGCCGCGGAATCGGCGGATCACCTCGTTTCGCTCTTTTTCCCGGTTTTCGCGGGACCATTCGCTGTTTTCCGTAACGAGCCTGGCCATGATAAGCAGTGTTGGTCAGGATGTCGTGCACTGTCGTGGTGTTCCACTTTACGTTGCCCTTGGCTGTCTTGATACCTTGCTTTTGGAGTTCCCGGCAAACTCCCGCCAGTGAATAGCCTTGCTGGCCAACAAGCTTAAACATCCATGCGACATGCTTGCTTCGAACCGGATCGACTTGCCAATCGGCTTTGCCACCGGCGGATGTTTTTTTGATGTAGCGATAGCCGTAAGGCGCGCCGCCGAAGACGCTGAGGTTGCCACTTGCGGCGGCGTGCCGTCGACCACGCCGCGTTCGTTCAAGAATCTTCTCTCGTTCGTACTCCGCGATGACACCTTGCATTTGAATGAGCAGGTTTGTCTCGGGGTTATCGGCGATTCCCTGATGATCACCGAAAATGATCTTGCAGTCATGCTTCTCGAACTCTTCGAGCAGCAAGGCTTGATGGGCGTACTTGCGAGCTAAGCGATCAGGCGAGTGGACATAGATTCGGTCGATCAAAGAAGCCGCAACACGATCACGAAGTGTTTCTAACGCCGGTCGCAACAACTCTGAACCTGAGTACCCTTCGTCACAGAATCGGCAGTCCGGATCGATTCGCAAACCATCGGCAGCGACGCGTTGTTCGATGGCTTGGATTTGCGAGGTGATGGTGTTGGCGTCGGCTTGCTGTTGCGAACTGACGCGGGCGTAGAGGGCGACGCGAACAATTCCATTCATGATTGAGCCTCCTGCATTTGAACGGGTTGAACGTTGATGCTGACGCGGTGCTGTACACCATCGCTGTCGGGATGGCGTCTCGGCTGCGCGTTGGTGATTTGCTGATAGGCGTTTGCTAGCAAATCGTCGCTGTTTCGATCAGTTTCATGGACCACTGAAGTGGACCTGTGATCGACGTAAATGATCTCGTCCATGAGTGAAGACCACTCCGAAGTCTCGGAAATTGCGGCCCCTGGAGCAGTTCATCTCGATCGACTGCCACGAGTCCTCAGGGCGTCGCGGGAGAAGACAACGTGAAACAACCAATTGCCTTTTACAACATCGTCCGCTACGTCAGATGGTAGCCGTCGGTAAGCGATAGCGCCACCGATGGACACCCGTCCCACGCCGCCACTCTCCATCCCGCCGTGGCCAAAGGCCACGGCGGGATGGAGAGTTTTATGGGAGCTCGTGTTCCGGGGGTACGCTGCTAGGGACGTTCGATTTACAACTTGCGTATTCAACTACTGTGGGTTGAACGTGTAGTTGTAGTCGGGGAGATCTTTGTCGTATTCCACGTTCGGTGGTTTCGGCACTCTTTTCCCGCTCTTGCGAACAGGCTGGAATTCGGGGAGTTCTGCTGTGGTGACGTTCAACCCGGTCTGGGTGGATGTTGATTCAGCAGCCTCTGCTACGTCCGAGGCTGTTGAAAAAATTCGGCCTGAAAACGCTCGTTCGACGTGGCTAAACTCTCGCCGTTCAATCGGATTGTATTTCGAGCAATGAACCGGATAGTGGGCCACCTGAATCGGCAACCCGAGTTCATTGGACAGTTCCTGAAGATGGTGCTTGAGCGTGTTTGAACGGTAGCTGTTGCTGCCACCACAATCACACAAGAGGAGAATTCGCTTGGCCGAGGCGTGCTGGACCGAACCAACTTCTTCCCAGTACCTTTGAAACGATGCCACCGCGAATTCACCGGTGTCGCTACCTGTGGTCACTGTCACGTGCCCCGTGTTTTCTTGCACGTCGTAGATCCCATGCGGTGTGACTTCGCCATCACGGTAAGCTGGTAGATCATGGTCGAGAACTTCCGCTGCCTGATTGGCA of the Rhodopirellula baltica SH 1 genome contains:
- a CDS encoding DUF1559 domain-containing protein, whose translation is MKISRHHSTRRGFTLVELLVVIAIIGVLVGLLLPAVQSAREAARRMQCSNNLKQITLAMHNYESAHRKIPANYTNGTSTAGNFSVFAQMAPFYEQGNMLDMIHFDQPLHVGCCPGQLVTPHDTAAKTAMPMLTCPSEDHDRTYFVTTLSGSGPTQAYSATNYGMNFGTGVGTLYDSRTTTDGILWINSKVGFEAITDGLSNTAAFAEHLLGMSEQDPAEPTEPHLRKRVMMNVTCAFISRTMPPSTPGFAGFFLPEDPNEMEAYVRGSGLHRGWSGHRGAGWINGREYWTGYSHYHPPQSLIPDMGSCGWGVFGTRSNHSGGVHVARCDGSVGFVTESIDLETWRAHGTRNGHEVMEAF
- a CDS encoding DUF4198 domain-containing protein translates to MHNSIAHRFANNPPHGLGPWKQQITLTLNFHHVLNQIMNINYRYLTVALALLLPALASAHDTWIQTNSPIVRTSEVVHVDLRLGNHGNQHRDFKLAGLLTLDWTTLDHVEPDGTRADLKPQLYTSASAEKQGYWTTPVTLSQSGVHQFVQKLDRVMNHGKSIRSIRTAKSYVLASDSLDAPKIDGHAHETPAGLPFEIVLNTCPFGEVCAGHPITVTVLHHGKPIQDAVVSFIPEGETLQGEMDPNYEFVTDASGSATFIPKKATRYLIAAHHTAMDEKTEEFEFTSYATTIVLPVPNRPATPLNR
- a CDS encoding flavodoxin family protein translates to MPKVLILYHSNTQNTHRMAELVAEGAGQLEGADVRLRNIDDADHTDLDWCDGIALGSPTNYGTLSWQMKRWWDEQPIENWGKRDGKIGCVFTSAGAWGGGQEWTCMALLSILINYGFLVFGLTDYTGIKFSAHYGAISAGGPDEERVQEACRRLGRRLSEWTANMIDGQKEAHPLNQTYERFKDLGK
- a CDS encoding Gfo/Idh/MocA family oxidoreductase; this encodes MSARQKLNRRHFLQTTGAATAAGYFAGTSSLGNAQESPNERPVFATIGLRNQGWTITNKSFKYADFAAMADVDANVLGENIAKAKEQQGTAPEGYADYRKLLERKDIDAVMIAAPDHWHTKISVEAMLAGKDVYCEKPLTLTIDEGKLIEKVVKQTGRVFQVGTMQRTENNQRFLQAIAMIRDGRIGEIRKVTCGIGGATNSPVIPAIDVPEGLDWDFWLGPAPKVPYRALPEMRKGYGGGVPLYTNCHYAWRNWYEYSGGQMNDWGAHHVDIATWALGADQSGPSKITPVSFSLPVDYKDGHPTVSDQYNSPTKFEIHANMPGDIPLVITSEGDNGIMFEGTKGRFFVNRGKIVGKPVEDLESNPLPEDAIENVYGGPVAANHTDNFVQAMRSRKQPISDVWTHNRMLETCHLANIAIRLGRELNWDPTKREIVGDDEANSFLSRESRKGYEIDM
- a CDS encoding recombinase family protein, yielding MNGIVRVALYARVSSQQQADANTITSQIQAIEQRVAADGLRIDPDCRFCDEGYSGSELLRPALETLRDRVAASLIDRIYVHSPDRLARKYAHQALLLEEFEKHDCKIIFGDHQGIADNPETNLLIQMQGVIAEYEREKILERTRRGRRHAAASGNLSVFGGAPYGYRYIKKTSAGGKADWQVDPVRSKHVAWMFKLVGQQGYSLAGVCRELQKQGIKTAKGNVKWNTTTVHDILTNTAYHGQARYGKQRMVPRKPGKRAKRGDPPIPRQAKVTQNTPLEEQVVISVPPIVSLSLFEQVEKTMQENRRRQRERQSGVKHLLSGLTVCGQCGSAYCGHRQRGKREYFSYRCIGGDRYRRGDQTICDNRATNGDRLEEYIWSEVCKLLHDPGRLRVELNRRQQESSSGEANYQALSRRVDQVRGRLDRLIDAYESGLLEKQEFEDRIVPLRSEHDREVLALSSLRGELNQQDDAATAEVVLSQLSAEVGAGLSTASIELKRDIIKLLIRRVEIHREEIRLVYKVPQNPFDRRPASQGFLQHCLACAEIPTGMKTCANAWPRQAKKNAGPLEGGPAFGLVSLPD
- a CDS encoding ISAzo13 family transposase, whose amino-acid sequence is MNELRAVIQDNTAGSPTVPGLKWTHLSVAEIVRELFQRGIKVANEVVSRLLGEMGFKTRQQVKSKTKAPSRDRDEQFEKIEKSIEDYKNTGDPVFSIDSKRKESLGEVHRSGDVIANQAAEVLDHDLPAYRDGEVTPHGIYDVQENTGHVTVTTGSDTGEFAVASFQRYWEEVGSVQHASAKRILLLCDCGGSNSYRSNTLKHHLQELSNELGLPIQVAHYPVHCSKYNPIERREFSHVERAFSGRIFSTASDVAEAAESTSTQTGLNVTTAELPEFQPVRKSGKRVPKPPNVEYDKDLPDYNYTFNPQ